The Sus scrofa isolate TJ Tabasco breed Duroc chromosome X, Sscrofa11.1, whole genome shotgun sequence genome has a segment encoding these proteins:
- the LOC100154079 gene encoding melanoma-associated antigen B1-like yields MPRGQKSKLRAREKRRRVRSETQGLRGAQATSAEIKSPESPSPVSGGTRLSTPAAGTCQQPQRAPATGSPDARVSRPGSDVGAKSQVQKSRNFSRASTSSESSHTDPLTRRVGMLMQFLLERYKMKEPIIKSDMLKLVNKKYKLHFPEILRRAAERMELVFGLDLKEVKPNGHSYTLVSKLDLSDDGTLSGGWGLPKNGLLMPLLGVIFLNGNRASEEEIWEFLNILGVYDGKKHLIFGEPRKLITEDLVQEKYLEYRQVPNSDPPRYEFLWGPKARAETSKMKVLEFLAKVNGTIPSAFPVHYEEALRDEEERAQAKTAARARAAAKASARSKARARSKAAGIPPAPSEV; encoded by the coding sequence ATGCCTCGGGGTCAGAAGAGTAAGCTCCGTGCACGTGAGAAACGCCGCCGGGTCAGGAGTGAGACCCAAGGTCTCAGGGGTGCTCAGGCCACTTCAGCAGAGATAAAGTCCCCTGAGTCCCCCTCTCCTGTTTCTGGGGGTACTCGGCTGAGCACCCCTGCTGCTGGCACTTGCCAGCAGCCTCAGAGAGCCCCAGCCACTGGCTCTCCTGATGCAAGGGTTTCACGCCCAGGATCTGATGTAGGTGCCAAGAGCCAAGTTCAGAAAAGTAGAAATTTCTCCCGAGCCTCAACCTCCAGTGAGAGCTCTCACACAGATCCTCTGACCAGGAGGGTGGGGATGTTGATGCAATTCCTGCTAGAGAGATATAAAATGAAGGAGCCCATCATAAAGTCTGACATGCTGAAGCTTGTCAACAAAAAGTATAAGTTGCATTTCCCTGAGATCCTCAGGAGAGCCGCTGAGCGCATGGAGCTGGTCTTTGGCCTTGACTTGAAGGAAGTCAAGCCCAATGGTCACTCCTATACCCTTGTCAGCAAGCTAGACCTCAGCGATGATGGGACTCTGAGCGGTGGCTGGGGGCTTCCTAAGAATGGGCTTCTGATGCCCCTCCTGGGTGTGATCTTCTTGAATGGCAACCGCGCCTCTGAGGAGGAGATCTGGGAATTCCTGAATATTTTGGGCGTCTACGATGGAAAGAAGCATTTAATCTTCGGGGAGCCCAGGAAGCTCATCACTGAAGATTTGGTGCAGGAAAAGTACCTGGAGTACCGCCAGGTGCCCAACAGTGATCCTCCTCGCTATGAGTTCTTATGGGGCCCCAAAGCCCGCGCTGAAACCAGCAAGATGAAAGTCCTGGAGTTTTTGGCCAAGGTCAATGGTACCATCCCCAGTGCCTTTCCAGTGCATTATGAAGAGGCTTTGAGAGATGAGGAAGAGAGGGCCCAAGCCAAAACGGCAGCCAGAGCCCGTGCTGCTGCCAAGGCCAGCGCGCGTTCCAAGGCCCGTGCGCGTTCCAAGGCCGCTGGAATACCTCCTGCCCCTAGTGAGGTCTAA